Genomic window (Maniola jurtina chromosome 8, ilManJurt1.1, whole genome shotgun sequence):
gcactgtatattttaatctaaaaaGGAGTGCCGTTTATGGCAACATCGTTATCTATTTTTCGCGACGTCCATCTTTAATATTTGATGTGTTGTTTTGTTAGAGAAAATTATCGTAAAAATAATGTTCAAACACTAAAGAGCACAGGTTATTGACATTGTTACATTAATTACGTATGccgtaaattattttaacaacCTGCGCAACTTAACAAAGCTGAGcaattgatattttattaaaagtgtcACAATTTCGTTATCGTTTGTTCCAGTAAAAAGTTTCACTCGTAAATCGCTGCTATTGACCTAAGTGCTAATTGGCCAACCTTCAAATGATTTCTTTAGCTTTCGTCTTAACACCAAAATTAACATAAACAGTGTGATTAACTGTGTTCGTGAAGTTCGCTGGACCGTTTATATCGTTGTCAAAACAGATGAATTGTGAAAATGGATAGACTAAATCAGTTACGTGGGGAAGCCGGGGACTCGACGCTGGACACGTCGTCTCCGCCGAGCGAGGCCTTCATGTCCGCGAATGAGAACTCGTCCAAGTACTTCTCGCTCTCCGACGTGGACTCGACTTTCAGCGTGTCCCCCTCGAAGGACGCGCCGCCGGGCTCCGCCGACGCTGAGCGCACGATCCCCGAGGAAACTGGTATCGTTCCCAACTTGTCACCTATCCCTAAGACAGATAATGATACGTTTAAAATTGGTAAACACATCGAAGCTGCTAACATTCTCTCCGGTGGTGTCAACATTTTCGATGACAATGAAAACTCTTACGATGGCGATGAACTCGTCATTGACGACAATGTGGTTTTAGAGGATGAGAAAGTCGAGTTGAAATTGAGTGAGGGAGCTGCAGTTCCTTCTGAAAAGGATGTCACTGAGGATACGTTAATGGAGGGCTCGGACGAGGCAGAGGCCATTCAGAGCAAGGACACAGAGGTGGTACTTCAGATTGATGGCAAGAATGTAGATGCGATAGATATTGGTAATGGGTTGTACTTGTACAGAAAGTCGGGTGAGAAGGAACTCTCCGCTGTTCAGATTATTGATGATGACCAGCAGCAGCCAAGCTTCAAGTTTCTGAAAGTTCGGTGAGTTGATCCTTAATTGAAAAGCTGGTGAACCAAACCAGACCATTCCTCTTTTAGCTCAAATATAATTCCTGTTATTTATCATTTTCAATGAAAACAGGCTTAAAATagggtaaaaataaaagtgcATTTTTGACATTAGGTTAGAAGGTAGGTTAGTCCAGTACAGTATAGATCTTAAAAATGCAATATGTCAGTTTTTTCATATCCTGTACAATTAAGTTTCATAGACTAGTCCTGCTTTATTTACCAGCTCCTAAATCAAGGTATATATTTTAAAGCCAAataaaattcaatgaaaataatataaagactCTCTGACACTTTTATTTGTCTGACAGAATATTGTTACAGACCCGACTTGGGTCCTTATTAATGGAACTATTCACATGACACTGCATTCAGCCTGCTGTGACATGCAAGATACACCATAAGGGGCAGGTGGGGGCTCCTTAGGTTGGAGGTCTTTATGTTACAGTGGACCCCTAATctggcccctgtctaatccggcatcccctgtaatccgacatgtctattacaTTGCGACatgtattattattgaatatttttgtcaatcttcttattttaatatgtacatttgtttgtacataattatttcctaatgtaaagttattattttttgtaaattctaTAGCATTAATGATGTTAATTTAGCTCTatgtcaactttttttttatcataaagtgctgacggcagtactttactaacattacaatctagccttAAAAGTGGCTCAGctttaaattaaggactaaaattgtacttttgacatgatagttgACACATAGAACTGATTGATGAGCaaaatctcaaaatgtatgcattttTTATAAGTCATTTTGGCAGTTTTGTTGATGCAATTTGCTAGAGAATCGAGAAATGCGTTGTTTCTGCCCATCAGGAACAAGACAATGTTCAATAGAAATCCTTcaaggaataaaaagtaacagtacagtaaaagtaaagtaaaagtaaaatattctttactgTACAccaagataaaattataaatatatgaaattataacaaaatggattcctgtacaaaaggcggccttatcgctaaaattgtGATATCCATCAAACAATCCAAATCTCTGGAAATGcaagttttttcaactttctcAAGAGGTGTTAGAACTTGAGCGACAATGTCAttgattctgttgtctttctctaaactaaattcagagtaagtatttgcatctttttctttttaatggcgctaaaaaaggatggaacatgaatattacatttaaagatgctaatttttttttaaatttaataggATCGCGattggcacctaaagtcacaaGGTTTGACAGGTCAAAACTTAATAAGATTTGTCTATCCTTTCTTATTACATTGCTAAGAAAAAGTTGCTAATACTCTAAAACTTAGTTGCACTCAGAATCAATATCATACAAAATTGggaaaaaacggccaagtgcgagtcaggctcgcacaccaagggttccgtgcttgggtattttttccgatattttgcatgatacatcaaaaactattatgcataaaaataaataaaaattcgttttAGTATGTACAGAttatccttttatatgataccccatttggtatagttatcttactttgaatattgaaaatactaattagtattatttgtccatgacacattttaattctttttttttttgtggtgtaaccacaaattcacagttttcagacatttttctttaaagcttgtctattttgaaatgacacgccccaccaccgcaatttagaCATCACTACTACACAAAACACACGacgtggggcgcgtcatttcaaaatactacttatgctataaaacgtacctacctgccaaatttcatgattctctaggtcaacgggaagtaccctataggttttcttgacagaaataCAAGTTTTAAATCATTACTTAAAGAGTAATGATTTGAAACTTGTAATTATTTCATTATGTTTcattttctgtttttctttcgCCATAtgaaaaaagtatattttgtcGTACTAAATGTAATTTTACAGGGAGAATGTAGAGGGAAATTTAGAGGTGTATGAAGAAATACAAATAGAAATCCCAAAAGAAGTGGTAAGTAGTctttatacatttatttaaatGCTAACAGGAAGGCATTTCTTATTGtatcttttatttcatttcagcCCCTTAATGATGGTGGTGGATCAACTGAGAAAATTACTAATGTGCCTCTCAAGGACTTagaaaacaaaatcataaatgAGCCTTGTGAtcaaattattgaaaaaataaacaatacacCAGATCTTAAATCTTCTGACCAACCTGATTCTGAACCCTTAGAAACACAATCCGAAGTAAATCtaaagggaaaaattatgaaattaaaagAATCGCGAAAATCACCATTAACTTTCACACCGATGACATATCATTCAACACCAAATAAAGAAGGTATTCCACTTACGAAGACCATGGTTGATCAACAGTTGCAGCCAAGTAGGCATTCAGAGAACATAAAGAAAACGATTGAGGTACATACAGAGAGTAAGCCAAAAAATCAAGAAtccaaaagaaaagaaataaatgaaaatgctAAGACACAAGAATTTGAGACATCTTTTATAACAACGGAAGTAGGTAATACCCAAAAAACCATTGTAGAACACAGTAAGGAAGAAGATAAGGAAAAAGGAACAGTAAATGTAGAtgtaaaagaaaatgaaaatactGGAACCAAGCCCACAGAAAATCTGTTAGTAAACTTAAGTAATGAAACAATAAGTGATGGCAAACTTGATGAAGGTCAGTCACAGTCAAATAATAAAGATGAGACACAATTGACAGACCCTATTATTGAACAAACATACACTGATAAATCAAAGTTATCTTCTATATCCATAGTAAAAACAAATACTGAGATTGCagtagaaaataaaattgtagatgAAACTAAAAAAGATGATGTGGTAGAAAGCAGCAGCTCACAAAGCAAGCCAATCATTGACCCAAATACAAACACCATTGCTGATGAAGGCGTCAAAAGCGATAAAATTAGCGAAAGTGCTAAAGATgagttagataataatattagctCAATAAAGAGAAATAAAGATACAAGTAATGAATCTGATAATTTAGAAAAAACATtagataaaaatgaaaaaggtGTTCTTAAAGTTCATGATCTTCAAATTTCAATACATGCTAGTAAGAATAGTATAGAGTCTCAAATTGAAAATGTTGACAATTCCGTTAAAGGTAAAGCAAAGCAAGGTGCATTAAGTTTAAATCTTACAAAAAGGGATACTATTGAATCCCAAAACTTATCTAAAGATGTTTTCGAATCTTCCAAGGTACCAAGTAAAgacacaaacataaaaacaatgtTGTCTAAACAAATTAAACAGGTTGAGGCAAGAAAAGAAATTCCAAAAGCAAAAGTCATAGCAAAACCAAATACTTGTAACAGTGCAGTTCCTTTTGGTAAATGGACTGAAGCTAACAGACaagaatttttgaataaaataaaagaaactaagATACCTTCAACCAATTCCAACACAAACCAAATTAAGCAGACCAATGATTTAAATAGACGAGACGTGCTTAAAAAATTTGACAGTCAAAGACAATCGACTGCTTCTCTACCTACAAAAAATCCTGATTCTAGCTCTGTGCCTAAGTTTAGTAGTAAAATGGAAACCGCGGCATTTGTTAATAAATCTGCTGCCATTCAGCAACCGAATCTTGTTAAACATGTGATTGCTCCTTTGAAAACACAGGCTGCAcctgtaaatattaaaacagaCATTAAAAAAGCTACTAAAGAGGAACCGTTAAATTCAgaagaacaaataataaatagtcaAGAGTTGATCGACAAAACTGTTGAAGGTATTATTACCAGAGCATTAAAGATGAAAACTACCACACCAATTCACATGAAACAACAAATGACAATTCATACtgttgaaaatccaaaaaatgcAATGCCATTGCCTGGTTCTCTAGACTACATTGAGATGAAAATGAATGAGTTACATGGATTTTCGTTTACAGAAAAACCAGTTCAAGAGCTTTCTGAAATAGCTAACCATAAGACCAAAGCATGTAATAAGTTCGAAGACAATATTAATAACACTAGCAAACTACCTACCCTAGTTCCATTCAAATCCACAGAGCaacaaataaaagtaaaagaatCTGTGCAAGATGATACTTCAGATGAGGAAATAATAGAGCATGAACCTATCACAGGCGACATTGACGTCAGTAAACAGAATTTAATATCTTTATTATCTTGCAAAGAAAAATTTGTTGAACCTAAAAAGGACGCAATAATCACAGAAACAGATTTCGATAAATTTGCCGGAAGAAATTCAATAACTTACGAAAACTGTTTAACTGTTAATTTTGATGGTAAAGAGAAACATAACGTTGTACAAACGGTTGTGGAAAAAGATACATCTGTTAAGAAATTATCTCGAAATGAATTATTGCTTGCTGAATCGAAGGCTAAATCTTCCAATAAGCAAAATATTGCGGCTCGGCACAATAATCAAGCAAGCAAAATATCTACACTAAAATCAACGAGCGAGGATGACgcgtataataaaaattatcagTCTAAAGTGCAAATAGCATATCAATCTGCGCTGACAGCTAAACGCAACTTGGAATGTCCCATTTCGATGATCGAAGACAAGCCTGTGAAAGTCGTATTTTTGGACACTAACACGGAGTACACTCCAACACAGCTTAATGTGCAAAGTCAAGAGTTATCGCCATGTAAGGATCACAAAGCTGATACTAAAGTACACAGTGCTTCAGAGTCCTTGGATTCAGATATTCCAGCGTCCACCCAAGATCCTAAACCTATAGATGAAAAGTCTAAGAGCAAACATCAAAGAAAACAGGTTCTTACACCAGTAGAACAAGAACCTGAAATCCAGTTAATTGAACCATCTGACCTTGGAATAAAAGTTTCACCCACTAAAAAACGTAAAATAGAGGAAAAATCtgataaacatacaaaaaatctCGTGCCAAAAAAATCGTACTTACTGAATCGAGTAGACGAACATAAGTCAAAATCAGACCAGCCCAAAACTGAAGCTTTTACAGGTCATAACATGAACACAGCATTAGACAGTTTAGTAAAAGCCGCGGAATTGATTGAAAATCAATCTGAGAGTAATGATACAAGTGTAGTAAGTAAGACTACCGATACTCCTCAGAACACCCCTGTGAAAAGAGGTCGAGGTCGGCCGAGGAAATATCCTTTACCTGAACCAGGATCTGATACCAGTAAAACTCCTAGCTCGCAAAAGAAACCGCGGTTAATCGATGCAAAACCCGCGAAAACATATACCGATACAGATGAAAGCAGTGACGGAGAAATCGTTAAAGAAAATTGGACAATGGgtaaaattaatgaaaacatTGTATGCCCCATTTGCAGTAAGCTGTTTAGATCGGAAGATGTCCTATTTAAACACGTGAAACATTGTACTGGCCCTTCTCCGAACCGATCTGATTCAGATAAAAGAAGTCCAAGAAGACTGAGAAACTCCCAGGAGTCTGAAAGAAAACTACGTGACAGCAGCAGATCCGATATAGAAGACAATGAGGGAGAAAACGATAACGAGGAtgaaaacatagaaaatggtgACAAGACATCAAAACCGAGTAGCGATATTGAAGATGTCATTGTCATTGAAGACACGCCGGCTAAACAAAACACTACTGATGAAAAAACAAATCACCCAGAAACGACAAAACTTGTGCGCAAATCTAAATATCTACCCAATACGAATCTCGTCTGTGAATTATGTGGGAAAACCTTTAGGCAATTGTCGTATTTGGTTAACCACAAACTACAACACAAAAACGAAGATATGAAGAAGGCCAAAAAGCTTGCAAGTAACACTACAAACAAGTCAGTGTTCAGCTGTGAAGTTTGTAGAAAAGAATTTAGAAAGTTGCACCATTTAGTGCAACATCGAATTATTCATAATCCAAGCTCCATGGCTTCCAGGTCGCTCAGGAAGACTTCGTCCGAAGTACACGAAAGCAAACATTCAAAAACTGATGACGCTAGTGCCGGCTTCCGATGCGAACCCTGTGACAAATCATTCCGAAAACTACATCATCTCGTCGAACATAGAGAAACTCACGACGGCATCAATAAAAAAGGCAATACGAGCACTTCGCAAGCTACGACCGAAACTTCCAAGTCAGTGCTGGCGCACCATTGCGATATATGCAAAAAGgtctttaaaaaattacaagatTTATTGGAACATAAAGAACAACATTACGAGACTAGTTCTGAAAAGTCGGACGATAAAAGTGTAAAAAGCTCGCTGTCAACAAAGGACATAATACATGAATGTTCCCTGTGTTACATGGTTTTCCCCAATGAGCATTCCTTGACTAAGCACACAGTGATTTGTTTAAGAAAGAAAAAGCAATCCGCAGCAAAACAAGCTGCCAAGCAAGCCAAAATCGATGAAGGCGAGGAAACACCCGATGCGGATAACGTTGAATCTGAAGATGTGTCACAAGATATCCAAGCCAAAGAAAATATTCATACAACTGATGACTCTGAAGCGCCTAAAGAAACACCGGCCACTAATGTGGCCGAGGAAATGGATCAAGGAAAACAGCAACTTAACGATACAGCAGATAAAGACATTGAAGAACTACTAGAAGATACAAAACACAACGTAGATGTAAAGCCAAGCAATGATGTTATGCCCAAGAAGAGACACAGTAATGCAACAAGTGAGAAAACGAAGATCGATAATAATGAGACACcgactaaaattaaaaaagtagaaGTCAAAGAGCGTGTTAAAATCATAGATACGCCAACGCCTAAAAAGAAGGCGAATAAGGACAAAGGAACCTCAACAATCataaaaaaacacaaaactGATAATACTCCTTTACCTGTCATTGacaatgttaatataattaaacctATGGAATCTAGCGATGAGGATGAGATAAGATACATGCTAAATCCGAACTTCAAggaggaagaaaatattgaaagcAAAATGTTCATGAAAATTAGGGCCTTAAAACGCAATTCCTTGCAAATTGAACGACCTAACTCCAAAGATTTGGTGAACAGGAGGATTTCACTGCAACATCCGCCAAAAATGCCACGTCTGAAGGCTAAACCCGTAGAGGGCAAACCAAGACAAGATCGATCGATCGAAGCGCGAGCCAAAGTTCCGGCTGAGAAGAAGTTAACCCCCGTCACCGAACTAACCACAGACTCAGATGACAGTGATGTCAAATATTCTTTCCCAGAACAAGAAACTAAACATGTAGAGAGGAAAGTTAAAAGGCAGTCACCAGCCGCCAAACGAAAAACACTCGTCGGCATTGCGAAGAGGAAATCTCTCGGGAAATTAGTCATGCCTAAAGCAAAACCAAAAAAACGTAAGTAATTCAAGGACGTAAACGTAATGGATTAAGAGCCCGGTAGGGCCAAACCatcgttattttttaaaagctgaaCGTTTCTCAGCGCATTGCCCCCAAAACAGGTAGGAATAATCAGGGACCATGTTAAGTTTGGAGCAccgtggctttggcagataacaggtaacaaaagTGTATAAAATTACTCCCCGCtaaagtataatttttattgtattttctcCAGGATAGTATtggaaatcacgtcatgcattgccagaaaCTTAGTTTCGTGGCAACCGCCTGCCAGGCGCCCTTCAACTTTAACAATTAGTAACTATACTTACGTTATAGTATAAGTAGGCAGTATATGCGCAGATGAACTTtcagcatttataaaataacgaaggtctggccttcACGGGCTCTTGCTCTTAtaactatagtgcgtttcatcgaatagtacctatggcgttatgttggctcccctgtctgtccaagtctttggcacgatatttgcataagaagacgcagattttgtttattttcatttgattttcctgaatgaatgaaatgaaaatcaaatgaaaataacgGTTCATACGGTAGACGGTAGATGGCGCTAACAGAAGCCTGTCTCTGTACGTAACTCAATTCTGACCTATCTATTAATGGGGCAGTTTGCCGTTAAGCATGCGATATTagggtttaggtttttagggttccatgcctcaaaaggaaatttACTAAATGACAGACTGCGCTATCTACCTATaatctatattatgtatagattaactttattattaattaacttgcagtgtaATACATAAGTGTTAGGTAAACtctgtacgatggtacggagcccttcgagtgcgagtctgactcgcacttgaccggttcttCTTTTAGGAGTTTGGTTTCTGAACTCCATCTTGTTATTGTTGGACAGGCACATCAGAAGTGGAGCACAGATGCGACTGTGGGAAGCTGTTCAGCAGCGCGGCACTGCTGTCCCGCCACACCACACTCGACCACACGCCGCCCAGGATACGGCGCCGCCGCTCGCCCCCGCCCGAAGCCCGCGCCAAGCACGCCGGCACCAAGCATACCAGCACCAAACACACTGGCACCAAACCCACCAGCACCAAACCCACTAACACTAAACCAATCAACAAGAAACCCAAACCAGATGTTACCAACTCAAATAAAACCTTAGGCGTAGCAACCAGAAAATCTAGTGTAAGCAATGAAATGAAACAATCTGATACCGGTAAGTCAGTCAAGAGTGATAGTTTTAAGTCTTTGAGAAGTGCTAAATCTGTGCCCGTGATGAAAAAACTTGAAAAGAAaaagtaactttattattatatcgGTTTTAATGAAGGACTGAGTAGGATGCCTCGTAATACAGTTTAAACTCTAAGAGTTTACAGTGAAAATGTCCCAGGGTCtgtgtaaaatattttcaaaaatttattgaCTAAAGAAAAAGTAGACTTAGCGATTGTGAACAAACGTAAGTGAAGCCGGTTGCGCGTGGCAATACACATATAGTTTTGCATTGTGCGAACATTCAAATGGTAAATATGCTAAACACCAAACTTGTGACTATTTATATTGTTTGTGATCATCTCAAATGCTATTGGTCAAAATCAGAAATAGTGCGATGGTCTCAGTCATTATTGATATGATTGAGTCAAAAGAttgcaattataatattgattGTATGTAGGTTTGGTGCTATGAGTGATGCGTGGGTAACTACAATTTGTTATTCAATTATTTAACACAGACGCTGGTTGGTCATTACACTCATAGTATCTGAAAATGCTAAAGCTAGGCTATAGAGGACGCTAGTATGTAGATAAAATCACGCATCACGAAGCGCTCACAAAATGTAACAGACGGACCACTGTTCatagataatatatatttttcctATTTCGGCGTGTTAAGAGTCAAATATGTCACATCAAaatgacaaaatatttttatcgcgGTTTCGGGCGTTGGTCttgtctataataataaaaactaaataagaatattatgtaaattacttattgaacttaaaaatttatattataatggtgCCAATTTGGTTATACACAACTTAGAAACTAACCTGACAGAACTTCTAAATCATGCTCTCCTTTTTTCATGAAATATAAGATAGCTTGTTTTTGtcagtttaatattattttgagcTTTGTGTATAGTCAAATTAACACCAATATAGgtttatattttgtcaatttgttctagatattagatataatattattattgatgtaaaagagtaattatttatatattttttattaattttagggatttaatttcatttttacgtctaatcaatcaatcatcgACGCAGCACAGTGCAATTTCAGTAAAACTGTTTCTATCAAACACTGCTTCTTTTTATATGACAACCATTcatattaatatacttaataatacatatataaactACGAaatatgtatgtttttttttataaattagagCTTGTAAGTTGcaaatattatagatatattttatgtgttattcagaaaaaaatcgataaagTCCTTGCCAACAAACAACATGCTCATAAAATTGAAGCCAGTTTGTAATATGGCGTAGTAGCACCTTTTAAGCTTTTAGATTTGACGGTAATTGACTTTCCggtattaagttttttttaaatctacagataaataaattatgaaatatatgaCAATTTAACTTGTGTGTGACATTGATAACTTTTATGCTACATAACTTTCATTTATAAGGCTGACCACAGTAAGGTGACAAAATATggtataatgcataaattttcagatctcactcgccattttagctctatgtCAAGTGTCATGTCAAATGTACGGTTCACCTTTTATACAAgcactaaaatcgtactttcgACATGAAAGTTGACACATCTcaagtgagatctcaaaatgtacgcactatacTTAACTGCGATggttgataaaaatatgtcgagcacaattttatattacttaattgttattaataTATCACAAAATGTTAAATGGACAAAATTATCTTTTAATGTGTTGTCTCTTTTGGATGTATTAATGTGTAATTGACTCGTCTGCTATTGTCGTTGAATTTGCTTGCTGATTAATAACATAATTGTATTATTGGCGTATTTAATGACCCTGAAagattgacaaaaaaaaaaattctacaacTTTCGTCTCGACTTCTgtttaaattgtaaatattttactatCTTCAATTgtttcatataatatgtatttaacaTACTTGCGTCTTTTACTCATAGTTTACTTTTAAAACTCATTCTGACAtgattattttacaatttcagGAATTGATACTCAAAAAGTGAACAATGTTAccaactttgaataaataaatgatttgaatttgacatTTCAGTAATAAACGTTACTAGaatatgaggtctcacagtgcgccgcgctcgaacgcacagtgtccgctccgccaatcagatgactgtatcacgtcaatttacaatgatctgattggtggaacctacactatgcgttcgagcttactgtgagacctcatagtaacgtttgtgaatacggccgttagtcTATTTTATTCCTTAGATCTGTGACTCTGTGATTACATCGCATAGGTGGATGCGAtaggcctgcccgcgaaattcaaatttaatttggtttttcgcaatttgtaaactaatacaacttaggcttatggtattttaattgcgacaatggcagtatcatcctcacaggtttatataaaaatctttacttggaagggtccagtttaagaaattagctctagtatcgactataactcacaaattagtcgatactagagctaatttcttaaactggaccctttcaagtaaagatttaatataaacacgtggatactgccattggcgcaattagaatgccataaacctactttgtcgtattagtttacaaattgcgaaaaaccaaataaaatttgaatttcgcgggcagacccgtcgcttgccccttaagttCATTTGTCGTTTTTTCTGTTCTTTCAGGGTCGTTTTTCTCATTGTGTTAAAAATCTGTATTGGTGTTATGTCTGTGTATCTTACAAATAGTTCCCAAAAATAAtacaatgtaggtaggtactcaattcaattgaaatattgattttttcattagAATAACCAGGCAGTAGTCGTGTGTGTTTGGTCTTGTTCAAATACTGCATTCAAATAACTAATGCTAAATG
Coding sequences:
- the LOC123867674 gene encoding titin homolog, with the translated sequence MDRLNQLRGEAGDSTLDTSSPPSEAFMSANENSSKYFSLSDVDSTFSVSPSKDAPPGSADAERTIPEETGIVPNLSPIPKTDNDTFKIGKHIEAANILSGGVNIFDDNENSYDGDELVIDDNVVLEDEKVELKLSEGAAVPSEKDVTEDTLMEGSDEAEAIQSKDTEVVLQIDGKNVDAIDIGNGLYLYRKSGEKELSAVQIIDDDQQQPSFKFLKVRENVEGNLEVYEEIQIEIPKEVPLNDGGGSTEKITNVPLKDLENKIINEPCDQIIEKINNTPDLKSSDQPDSEPLETQSEVNLKGKIMKLKESRKSPLTFTPMTYHSTPNKEGIPLTKTMVDQQLQPSRHSENIKKTIEVHTESKPKNQESKRKEINENAKTQEFETSFITTEVGNTQKTIVEHSKEEDKEKGTVNVDVKENENTGTKPTENLLVNLSNETISDGKLDEGQSQSNNKDETQLTDPIIEQTYTDKSKLSSISIVKTNTEIAVENKIVDETKKDDVVESSSSQSKPIIDPNTNTIADEGVKSDKISESAKDELDNNISSIKRNKDTSNESDNLEKTLDKNEKGVLKVHDLQISIHASKNSIESQIENVDNSVKGKAKQGALSLNLTKRDTIESQNLSKDVFESSKVPSKDTNIKTMLSKQIKQVEARKEIPKAKVIAKPNTCNSAVPFGKWTEANRQEFLNKIKETKIPSTNSNTNQIKQTNDLNRRDVLKKFDSQRQSTASLPTKNPDSSSVPKFSSKMETAAFVNKSAAIQQPNLVKHVIAPLKTQAAPVNIKTDIKKATKEEPLNSEEQIINSQELIDKTVEGIITRALKMKTTTPIHMKQQMTIHTVENPKNAMPLPGSLDYIEMKMNELHGFSFTEKPVQELSEIANHKTKACNKFEDNINNTSKLPTLVPFKSTEQQIKVKESVQDDTSDEEIIEHEPITGDIDVSKQNLISLLSCKEKFVEPKKDAIITETDFDKFAGRNSITYENCLTVNFDGKEKHNVVQTVVEKDTSVKKLSRNELLLAESKAKSSNKQNIAARHNNQASKISTLKSTSEDDAYNKNYQSKVQIAYQSALTAKRNLECPISMIEDKPVKVVFLDTNTEYTPTQLNVQSQELSPCKDHKADTKVHSASESLDSDIPASTQDPKPIDEKSKSKHQRKQVLTPVEQEPEIQLIEPSDLGIKVSPTKKRKIEEKSDKHTKNLVPKKSYLLNRVDEHKSKSDQPKTEAFTGHNMNTALDSLVKAAELIENQSESNDTSVVSKTTDTPQNTPVKRGRGRPRKYPLPEPGSDTSKTPSSQKKPRLIDAKPAKTYTDTDESSDGEIVKENWTMGKINENIVCPICSKLFRSEDVLFKHVKHCTGPSPNRSDSDKRSPRRLRNSQESERKLRDSSRSDIEDNEGENDNEDENIENGDKTSKPSSDIEDVIVIEDTPAKQNTTDEKTNHPETTKLVRKSKYLPNTNLVCELCGKTFRQLSYLVNHKLQHKNEDMKKAKKLASNTTNKSVFSCEVCRKEFRKLHHLVQHRIIHNPSSMASRSLRKTSSEVHESKHSKTDDASAGFRCEPCDKSFRKLHHLVEHRETHDGINKKGNTSTSQATTETSKSVLAHHCDICKKVFKKLQDLLEHKEQHYETSSEKSDDKSVKSSLSTKDIIHECSLCYMVFPNEHSLTKHTVICLRKKKQSAAKQAAKQAKIDEGEETPDADNVESEDVSQDIQAKENIHTTDDSEAPKETPATNVAEEMDQGKQQLNDTADKDIEELLEDTKHNVDVKPSNDVMPKKRHSNATSEKTKIDNNETPTKIKKVEVKERVKIIDTPTPKKKANKDKGTSTIIKKHKTDNTPLPVIDNVNIIKPMESSDEDEIRYMLNPNFKEEENIESKMFMKIRALKRNSLQIERPNSKDLVNRRISLQHPPKMPRLKAKPVEGKPRQDRSIEARAKVPAEKKLTPVTELTTDSDDSDVKYSFPEQETKHVERKVKRQSPAAKRKTLVGIAKRKSLGKLVMPKAKPKKRTSEVEHRCDCGKLFSSAALLSRHTTLDHTPPRIRRRRSPPPEARAKHAGTKHTSTKHTGTKPTSTKPTNTKPINKKPKPDVTNSNKTLGVATRKSSVSNEMKQSDTGKSVKSDSFKSLRSAKSVPVMKKLEKKK